The following are from one region of the Cupriavidus sp. D39 genome:
- a CDS encoding ParB/RepB/Spo0J family partition protein — translation MSNMREQLLAKTAGIRKTSAIKEDEVKRTDRTQTAPGLAGALAVAQIRVQELESTGTSSQLPVAEVVPNPWQPRKVFNEAKLGDLAESIREVGLMQPIVVRRVESAYQIVAGERRWRAHKILGLDTIKSVVVECSDSDMAILALVENISRDDLSDFEVSQSIRRSEKEFPNRKRMAEAVGLSRTGLYQFLAFDKLPSFILDDLHLHPRLLGGNAAHALVGAIRKHGEEGIAAAKEIWPLVVKGNMDQGKVASAIGALATRRATTESASGRSIDKFFSGKEQAGSITKDVNSFTVKIKAGVLTEAQETQIREMISQMFHHQPN, via the coding sequence TGAGGTCAAGCGGACCGACCGCACGCAGACCGCGCCTGGTCTAGCGGGAGCGTTGGCTGTGGCTCAAATCCGGGTACAAGAGTTGGAATCAACTGGCACTTCGTCCCAACTGCCGGTTGCGGAAGTTGTCCCGAACCCATGGCAGCCGCGAAAGGTCTTTAACGAAGCGAAGCTGGGAGACCTAGCCGAGTCAATTCGTGAAGTTGGGTTGATGCAACCCATTGTGGTTCGTAGGGTTGAGTCGGCCTATCAGATTGTGGCGGGCGAACGTCGGTGGCGAGCGCATAAAATTCTGGGGCTCGATACCATCAAGTCAGTCGTTGTGGAGTGTTCCGACTCCGATATGGCTATTCTTGCCCTGGTCGAGAATATCAGCCGAGATGACCTGTCTGACTTTGAAGTCAGCCAATCCATCCGGCGGTCTGAAAAAGAATTTCCCAACCGCAAGCGGATGGCGGAAGCGGTGGGTCTTTCCAGAACCGGCCTCTACCAATTCCTCGCATTCGACAAGCTTCCTAGCTTCATCTTGGATGACCTCCATCTTCATCCGCGACTGCTAGGTGGTAACGCAGCACATGCGCTCGTCGGGGCCATTCGCAAGCATGGAGAAGAAGGTATCGCGGCGGCGAAGGAGATCTGGCCACTTGTCGTTAAAGGAAACATGGATCAGGGGAAGGTGGCCTCAGCGATTGGGGCGCTGGCTACTCGTCGTGCAACAACGGAGTCGGCGAGCGGGCGCAGTATTGACAAGTTCTTCTCGGGAAAGGAACAGGCTGGCTCCATCACGAAGGACGTCAACAGCTTCACGGTGAAGATCAAAGCTGGCGTCCTGACTGAGGCGCAGGAGACCCAGATTCGGGAAATGATCAGCCAGATGTTTCATCACCAGCCAAACTGA